One Acidobacteriota bacterium DNA window includes the following coding sequences:
- a CDS encoding conjugal transfer protein TrbF: protein MRFKRPAAHYGTSPYPETPYQKAGQVWDERIGSARVQAKNWRLMALGCLTLSFATSGALIWRSLQSTVTPYVVEVDETGAAKAIGPATETYTPSDAQIAHHLAGFITYVRSLSIDPVVVRENWLKAYTFAGPAAATTLSEYAREHDPFAAIGRRSRTVDVVSIVRVSGESFQGRWIEKTYEGGALTGAKRFTGVFTITLQPPKDAETLRANPLGLYVRSLSWSEDLVTGERQ, encoded by the coding sequence ATGCGCTTCAAACGCCCCGCTGCTCATTATGGCACCTCCCCTTACCCCGAGACGCCTTACCAGAAAGCCGGACAGGTCTGGGATGAGCGGATCGGCTCCGCCCGGGTTCAGGCGAAGAACTGGCGGCTGATGGCGCTCGGCTGTCTCACCCTCTCGTTTGCAACGTCCGGCGCGCTGATCTGGCGGAGCCTGCAGTCGACGGTGACGCCCTATGTCGTCGAAGTTGACGAGACCGGCGCGGCGAAGGCCATCGGCCCTGCAACCGAGACCTACACGCCGTCCGACGCGCAGATCGCGCACCATCTTGCCGGGTTCATCACATATGTCCGCAGCCTGTCGATCGATCCCGTTGTTGTTCGCGAGAACTGGCTGAAGGCCTACACCTTCGCCGGACCTGCGGCCGCCACAACGCTCTCAGAGTATGCCCGCGAGCATGACCCGTTTGCCGCGATTGGCCGGCGCTCGCGCACGGTGGATGTCGTCAGCATCGTCCGCGTCTCGGGCGAAAGCTTCCAGGGCCGCTGGATCGAGAAGACCTATGAGGGCGGCGCGCTCACCGGCGCAAAGCGGTTCACCGGCGTTTTCACGATCACGCTCCAGCCGCCAAAGGATGCTGAGACCCTGCGCGCCAACCCCCTCGGCCTTTATGTCCGCTCGCTCAGCTGGAGCGAAGACCTTGTCACAGGAGAAAGACAATGA
- a CDS encoding conjugal transfer protein TrbE — MLNLREYAAAPRLLADYLPWAALVAPGVVLNKDGAFQTTFRYRGPDLESSTESELVAVTARLNNAIRRFGSGWALFFEAVREEAGDYPSSDFSDPVSWLIDEERAVAAEEAGSRFESAYYLTLLWLPPPDTNARAEKALIERPERPDGAGWRERLLVFQQQAERTFDLLSTALSEIAPLSDEETLTYLHACISSRRHKLAAPEIPVFLDAILADEPFTGGLEPMIGDAHLRVLTILGFPGSTVPGLLDELNRQGFAYRWATRFIAMDKAEAEKVLGRKRRHWFSKRKSVAAVLRETMFNEPSALLDSDADNKALDADAALQELGSDLVAYGYVTTTITVADTDPLVADERARQAERIINGKGFTVIRESLNAVDAWLGSLPGHVYANIRQPILNTLNLAHMVPLSAVWAGERKNRHLGAPALIEARTDGTTPFRLNLHAGDVGHTLILGPTGAGKSVLLSMLALQWQRYPGAQVFLFDKGRSARAAVLGMGGVHLDLGGARRPRLQPLKDIDQPAEASFAADWLAGLIAGEGVSLTPELKARLWQGLTSLASAPKSERTLTGLIFLLRDDTLRTALHPFTLAGPHGHLLDGDEEDLSLASVTCFEMEELMQQGAAATAVLTYLFHRLEARFDGRPTLLMLDEAWLFLDAPVFAARLRDWLKTLRKKNVAVVFATQSLSDISASAIAPAILESCLTRIFLANERAQEPALRETYERFGLNTRQIEIIARATPKRDYYFQSPKGSRQFDLSLGPVALAFAAAGTPEDQATLDRVMAETEGEGFAQTWLHEKGLAWAADLLARWPGYSSAEHAPSPTFRPQILAAE, encoded by the coding sequence ATGCTGAACCTGCGCGAATACGCTGCTGCCCCGCGCCTGCTCGCCGACTACCTGCCCTGGGCGGCACTGGTGGCGCCAGGCGTTGTCCTCAACAAGGACGGCGCGTTCCAGACGACATTCCGCTATCGCGGCCCTGACCTCGAAAGCTCGACCGAGTCCGAACTGGTTGCTGTCACCGCGCGCCTCAACAATGCGATCCGCCGGTTCGGATCCGGCTGGGCGCTCTTCTTCGAAGCCGTGCGCGAGGAAGCTGGTGATTATCCGTCCTCGGACTTCTCCGACCCCGTCTCCTGGCTGATCGACGAGGAGCGCGCGGTAGCGGCCGAAGAAGCCGGATCAAGGTTCGAGAGCGCTTATTATCTCACCCTGCTCTGGCTGCCGCCGCCGGACACTAATGCCCGCGCAGAGAAGGCGCTGATCGAGCGGCCGGAGCGCCCCGATGGCGCAGGCTGGCGCGAACGCCTCCTTGTCTTCCAGCAGCAAGCCGAGCGCACCTTTGATCTCCTGTCGACGGCGCTGTCAGAAATCGCTCCGCTCTCGGACGAGGAGACACTGACTTATCTGCATGCCTGCATTTCGAGCCGGCGCCACAAGCTGGCCGCCCCGGAGATCCCTGTCTTCCTCGATGCGATCCTGGCAGACGAGCCTTTCACCGGCGGGCTCGAACCGATGATCGGAGACGCGCATCTGCGGGTTCTGACCATCCTCGGCTTTCCGGGATCGACCGTGCCGGGGCTCCTCGATGAGCTGAACAGGCAGGGCTTTGCCTATCGCTGGGCGACGCGGTTCATCGCCATGGACAAGGCGGAAGCCGAGAAAGTCCTCGGTCGGAAACGCCGGCACTGGTTTTCCAAACGCAAGTCGGTCGCCGCCGTCCTGCGCGAGACGATGTTCAACGAGCCCTCTGCGCTGCTCGATAGCGACGCAGACAACAAGGCGCTCGATGCGGACGCCGCGCTCCAGGAACTTGGCTCTGATCTCGTGGCCTATGGCTACGTGACCACGACCATCACGGTCGCCGATACCGATCCCCTTGTGGCGGATGAACGTGCCCGGCAGGCCGAGCGCATCATCAATGGCAAGGGGTTCACGGTGATCCGGGAATCCCTCAATGCGGTCGATGCCTGGCTCGGGAGCCTGCCCGGACATGTCTATGCCAATATCCGCCAGCCCATCCTCAACACGCTGAACCTCGCCCATATGGTGCCGCTCTCGGCGGTCTGGGCGGGTGAGCGCAAAAACCGGCATCTTGGCGCCCCGGCCCTCATCGAGGCGCGCACCGACGGCACAACCCCTTTCAGGCTGAACCTTCACGCCGGCGATGTCGGCCACACGCTGATCCTCGGGCCAACGGGCGCGGGCAAGTCGGTGCTGCTTTCGATGCTTGCGCTGCAATGGCAGCGCTATCCCGGCGCGCAGGTCTTCCTCTTTGACAAGGGACGCTCTGCCCGGGCGGCCGTCCTCGGCATGGGCGGCGTGCATCTCGATCTCGGCGGTGCCCGGCGCCCCCGGCTCCAGCCGCTGAAGGACATCGACCAACCAGCAGAGGCGAGTTTTGCAGCGGACTGGCTGGCAGGCCTGATTGCTGGCGAGGGCGTCAGCCTGACGCCCGAACTCAAGGCGCGTCTCTGGCAGGGCCTCACCTCGCTCGCATCAGCGCCGAAATCTGAACGTACACTGACGGGTCTTATCTTTCTGCTGCGGGACGACACGCTCAGGACCGCGCTGCATCCCTTCACGCTGGCGGGGCCCCATGGCCACCTGCTCGACGGGGACGAGGAAGACCTCTCCCTCGCCTCCGTCACCTGCTTCGAAATGGAAGAGCTGATGCAGCAGGGCGCGGCGGCGACAGCCGTGCTCACCTATCTCTTCCACCGGCTCGAGGCGCGCTTTGACGGGCGCCCTACGCTGCTGATGCTGGATGAGGCCTGGCTGTTCCTGGATGCGCCGGTCTTTGCGGCACGCCTGCGAGACTGGCTCAAGACCCTGCGCAAGAAGAACGTGGCGGTCGTGTTTGCAACGCAGTCGCTTTCCGACATCAGCGCAAGCGCGATCGCCCCGGCCATCCTGGAAAGCTGCCTGACCCGGATATTCCTGGCGAATGAACGCGCGCAGGAGCCGGCGCTGCGAGAGACCTATGAACGGTTCGGGCTGAACACGCGCCAGATTGAGATCATCGCGCGGGCCACGCCGAAGCGGGATTACTACTTCCAGTCCCCGAAAGGCTCCCGCCAGTTTGACCTGAGCCTTGGCCCGGTCGCGCTCGCTTTCGCGGCCGCCGGCACGCCGGAAGACCAGGCCACGCTCGACCGTGTCATGGCGGAAACCGAGGGCGAAGGCTTTGCCCAGACCTGGCTCCATGAAAAGGGCCTCGCCTGGGCGGCGGACCTGCTCGCCCGCTGGCCGGGCTATTCCTCCGCCGAGCACGCCCCAAGCCCAACCTTCCGTCCACAGATCCTCGCTGCCGAATGA
- a CDS encoding DUF736 domain-containing protein, protein MAQIGAFTLKDGAWTGTIRTMTINVKAQLVPNKDKANGAPDFRLYAGGAELGAAWHQESKDGETPFLAVKLDDPSFAQPMRAAFFENAKEGTGVLVWNRPKQ, encoded by the coding sequence ATGGCACAGATCGGCGCATTTACACTGAAGGACGGAGCCTGGACCGGGACCATCCGTACCATGACCATCAATGTCAAAGCCCAGCTTGTACCCAACAAGGACAAGGCAAACGGTGCGCCGGACTTTCGGCTTTACGCAGGCGGCGCTGAACTCGGCGCAGCCTGGCATCAAGAGTCCAAGGATGGCGAAACACCGTTCCTCGCTGTCAAACTCGATGACCCGAGCTTTGCCCAGCCGATGCGCGCAGCCTTCTTCGAGAACGCGAAGGAAGGCACCGGCGTCCTCGTTTGGAACCGTCCGAAACAATAG
- the trbJ gene encoding P-type conjugative transfer protein TrbJ, giving the protein MRRRLACLLITTLPLVAVPVTGLVAPPAVAQLAVYDPANHAQNILQAVRALQELEGQVQQLAHEIEMLENMARNLETLPVSVAESIIGQRILRIQDLLRRAQGIGYSVDEIERDYETAYPEAYGTATPNAVLVEDARTRWRQSRDAFRETLTVSAAALEDNETDAGAIRSLVTQSQDAVGALQAAQAGNELSAMTAQQLMQIEAMLAAQHRAEALEEARKLAEAERGRARLQSFLGTGE; this is encoded by the coding sequence ATGCGCCGCCGACTTGCCTGCCTGCTGATCACCACGCTGCCACTGGTCGCCGTGCCGGTGACTGGCCTCGTCGCGCCGCCCGCCGTGGCGCAGTTGGCTGTCTATGATCCCGCAAACCATGCCCAGAACATCCTGCAGGCTGTCCGCGCGCTGCAGGAACTCGAAGGCCAGGTCCAGCAGCTCGCGCATGAGATCGAGATGCTGGAGAACATGGCCCGCAATCTCGAAACCCTCCCCGTCTCCGTCGCTGAAAGCATCATCGGCCAGCGGATCCTCCGCATCCAGGACCTGCTGCGCCGCGCTCAGGGCATCGGCTACTCGGTCGACGAAATCGAACGCGACTATGAGACGGCCTATCCAGAGGCGTACGGGACCGCGACGCCGAACGCGGTGCTTGTCGAGGATGCCCGCACCCGCTGGCGTCAGTCCCGCGACGCATTCCGCGAGACGCTGACGGTCTCGGCCGCCGCGCTCGAAGACAACGAGACCGACGCGGGCGCGATCCGCAGCCTCGTGACCCAAAGCCAGGACGCGGTCGGCGCGCTGCAGGCCGCGCAGGCCGGCAATGAGCTCTCCGCGATGACGGCGCAGCAGCTGATGCAGATCGAAGCGATGCTGGCCGCCCAGCACCGTGCCGAGGCGCTGGAAGAAGCCCGCAAGCTTGCGGAAGCGGAGCGTGGCCGTGCCCGCCTGCAAAGCTTCCTGGGGACCGGAGAGTAA
- the trbB gene encoding P-type conjugative transfer ATPase TrbB, with product MTDTESTEGRLSAMLRTAFCPVVRTALEAETTIEVMVNPDGSVWIEEAGRGLNPTGNTITAGDRERVIRLVASSLAAGTSSTASIVSAELPGTGERFEGVLPPVSAAPCYSIRKLARTPFSLADYVRQGALSPALAGALKALVAERANIVIAGGTSSGKTSFANALLAEGGFCGERIVILEDTRELTCLAANLVALRTQDARVTLRDLVRSTLRLRPDRIIVGEVRGPEALDLLKAWNTGHPGGLTTLHANSALGALSRLEQLVSEATARAPFELIAEAVDVIVFMSRAGGQRRVEDAVRVLEFTGEGYRTEPVLCRSLSLVSQGDAS from the coding sequence ATGACCGACACAGAAAGCACGGAGGGCCGGCTGAGCGCGATGCTGCGAACAGCCTTCTGCCCTGTGGTGCGCACTGCGCTCGAAGCGGAGACAACTATCGAAGTCATGGTCAATCCTGACGGGTCTGTCTGGATCGAAGAGGCCGGACGCGGACTGAACCCGACCGGCAATACGATCACCGCCGGCGACCGCGAACGGGTGATCCGGCTTGTCGCGTCCAGCCTTGCCGCGGGGACATCCTCAACCGCTTCAATTGTCTCAGCCGAGCTTCCGGGGACAGGCGAGCGCTTTGAAGGCGTCCTGCCGCCAGTGTCCGCGGCGCCGTGCTATTCGATCCGGAAACTCGCCCGCACGCCGTTTTCGCTGGCGGACTATGTCCGGCAAGGCGCGCTGTCCCCGGCGCTGGCGGGCGCGCTCAAGGCGCTTGTCGCAGAGCGCGCCAATATCGTCATCGCGGGCGGCACCTCCTCGGGCAAGACCAGCTTTGCCAATGCGCTGCTCGCCGAAGGTGGCTTCTGCGGCGAACGGATCGTCATCCTCGAGGATACGCGCGAGCTCACCTGCCTCGCCGCAAATCTCGTCGCCCTTCGAACCCAAGATGCGCGCGTGACGCTGCGCGACCTCGTGCGCTCGACGCTTCGCCTGCGTCCAGACCGGATCATTGTCGGCGAAGTCCGGGGGCCAGAAGCGCTTGACCTTCTCAAGGCCTGGAACACGGGCCATCCGGGCGGCCTCACAACACTGCATGCCAATTCCGCCCTCGGCGCGCTCAGCCGACTCGAACAGCTCGTCAGTGAAGCGACCGCCCGCGCGCCGTTTGAGCTGATTGCAGAAGCCGTCGACGTCATCGTGTTCATGAGCCGCGCCGGCGGCCAGCGCCGCGTCGAAGACGCGGTCCGCGTCCTTGAATTCACCGGTGAGGGCTACCGCACCGAGCCTGTGCTTTGCCGCTCCCTATCCCTCGTCAGCCAAGGAGATGCCTCATGA
- a CDS encoding type II toxin-antitoxin system HipA family toxin, with product MPDVYADGVIAGAIETRLGETAFVYDAAWLKSPAHFPLSLSMPLSAREWGPDVILPWLMNLLPEGAPLRALTRALGASAEDVLALITASGGDLAGALSIRAPDGLARNEPIRDEAALERILNELPAKPFLVGDAGVAMSLAGAQEKLPVVFENDAFAIPVNGAASTHILKPDNANLPGSVQNEALCMQLARRCGLNVAEATTGTAGDRSYLLVTRYDRVRNEDAVRRIHQEDFCQALGRPPGAKYEHNQTGIPGPSLAEMFALIREHMTARDTNRFLDAVIFNIAIGNVDSHAKNYSVLLQAGRVELAPLYDLMSGLAWANITENHAQSVGGQRRGRYIFRRHWQRLAEAAGLSAPAVLRRVVALCDRIAAELQGARQDVIAMPAGKGMLLDTFCNEIAARVTTVRFNAGADEPDDLSDMPEGVDSQGG from the coding sequence ATGCCAGATGTGTATGCAGACGGCGTCATTGCCGGGGCCATAGAGACCCGTCTGGGCGAAACGGCCTTCGTCTATGACGCAGCCTGGCTGAAAAGCCCGGCTCACTTTCCCCTGTCCCTGTCGATGCCGCTTTCAGCCCGGGAGTGGGGACCGGACGTCATTCTGCCCTGGCTCATGAACCTCCTGCCTGAAGGCGCGCCTCTTCGCGCCCTAACCCGTGCACTCGGGGCGTCTGCCGAAGATGTCCTGGCCCTCATCACCGCCTCGGGGGGAGATCTTGCCGGAGCGCTGTCGATCCGCGCGCCGGACGGCCTCGCCCGGAACGAGCCGATCCGGGACGAAGCCGCGCTTGAGCGTATCCTGAACGAATTGCCCGCAAAGCCCTTCCTCGTCGGCGACGCAGGCGTGGCCATGAGCCTTGCCGGCGCGCAGGAAAAACTTCCCGTCGTGTTCGAAAACGACGCCTTCGCGATCCCGGTTAATGGAGCTGCCTCGACCCATATCCTGAAGCCGGACAATGCAAATCTCCCCGGTAGCGTCCAGAACGAAGCGCTTTGCATGCAGCTCGCACGCCGCTGCGGGTTAAATGTCGCTGAGGCTACCACCGGGACTGCCGGCGATCGAAGCTATCTGCTCGTCACACGATACGACCGTGTACGGAATGAAGACGCGGTGCGCCGGATCCATCAGGAAGACTTCTGCCAGGCCCTCGGCCGTCCGCCCGGCGCCAAGTACGAACACAACCAAACCGGCATCCCGGGGCCGTCACTTGCCGAGATGTTTGCCCTCATCCGCGAACACATGACCGCCCGGGACACAAACCGGTTTCTCGACGCTGTCATCTTCAATATCGCCATCGGTAACGTCGACTCTCATGCGAAGAATTACTCGGTCCTGCTGCAAGCGGGCCGCGTCGAACTCGCGCCGCTCTATGATCTGATGTCGGGCCTTGCCTGGGCCAACATCACCGAGAACCACGCACAATCGGTAGGTGGTCAGAGGCGGGGCAGGTACATATTCAGGCGCCATTGGCAGCGTCTTGCAGAAGCGGCGGGCCTGTCTGCACCGGCGGTTCTGCGCCGCGTGGTCGCGCTCTGCGACAGGATCGCTGCTGAGCTTCAAGGTGCCCGGCAAGACGTGATCGCCATGCCGGCCGGAAAGGGCATGCTTCTGGATACCTTCTGCAACGAAATCGCTGCGCGCGTGACAACCGTCCGCTTCAATGCGGGCGCGGACGAACCGGACGACCTGTCCGATATGCCTGAAGGCGTTGACAGCCAGGGCGGCTGA
- a CDS encoding TrbI/VirB10 family protein, with protein sequence MTEPPPFKEAARQLQIRSAPKPATRINRKLLMAGAGLGALGLFAATSIALAPPRAAEPASQEELVTTGKRKPDGFSALPADYTALADVPVLGAPLSGDLGSTILATEQAYGIETEFQTEYRADFRTRPEDEAVRTARLEAAAQAEEAARAPILFCLGGAGAPPSSKQGAQESGFDLASELLALNRQSPNAAPSPEPEPNLQSRKAAFAREPMSSPVYNPDRVQDPLSPYQLMAGALIPASLITGINSDLPGTVIAQVTQNVYDTVRGQHLLIPQGSRLIGRYQSEISFGQDRALVVWDRILMPDGSSITISEPGSDASGYAGLKDRTDHHWDKVFAAAGLATLLGIGAELGPGEDGDIERAIRRGTTDTINEAGQRTVDRSLGVQPSITIRPGWPVRVIVTRDLVLRPFKDTAP encoded by the coding sequence ATGACCGAGCCTCCCCCATTCAAGGAAGCAGCGCGGCAGCTGCAGATCCGCTCGGCGCCGAAGCCCGCCACGCGGATCAACCGCAAACTCCTCATGGCCGGCGCAGGCCTCGGCGCGCTGGGCCTCTTTGCGGCAACTTCGATTGCGCTCGCGCCGCCGCGCGCCGCAGAGCCCGCCTCGCAGGAAGAGCTTGTCACGACCGGCAAGCGGAAGCCGGATGGGTTCTCGGCGTTGCCCGCGGACTATACGGCGCTCGCGGATGTGCCGGTGCTCGGGGCGCCGCTGTCCGGCGACCTCGGCTCGACCATTCTGGCGACCGAGCAGGCCTACGGTATCGAAACAGAGTTCCAGACCGAGTATCGGGCGGATTTTCGCACGCGTCCGGAAGACGAAGCTGTCCGAACCGCGCGGCTTGAAGCCGCCGCCCAAGCTGAAGAAGCCGCCCGCGCGCCAATCCTGTTCTGCCTCGGCGGGGCCGGAGCGCCGCCAAGCTCCAAGCAGGGAGCGCAGGAATCCGGCTTCGATCTGGCATCGGAGCTCCTTGCGCTCAACCGGCAGTCCCCGAACGCCGCGCCAAGCCCCGAACCAGAGCCGAACCTCCAGTCCCGCAAGGCCGCGTTTGCCCGGGAACCGATGTCCAGCCCGGTCTACAATCCGGACCGGGTGCAGGACCCTCTGTCGCCCTACCAGCTGATGGCAGGCGCGCTGATCCCCGCGAGCCTGATCACGGGCATCAACTCCGATCTTCCGGGCACGGTGATCGCGCAGGTCACGCAGAACGTCTACGACACGGTGCGCGGTCAGCATCTCCTGATCCCGCAGGGCAGCCGCCTGATCGGGCGCTACCAGTCCGAGATCTCGTTCGGCCAGGACCGCGCCCTCGTCGTCTGGGACCGTATCCTGATGCCCGATGGCAGCTCGATCACGATTTCTGAGCCCGGCAGCGATGCCTCAGGCTATGCGGGCCTCAAAGACCGCACCGATCATCACTGGGACAAGGTGTTTGCGGCGGCCGGTCTCGCCACGCTACTTGGCATCGGTGCGGAGCTCGGTCCCGGCGAGGACGGCGACATCGAACGCGCGATCCGCCGCGGGACCACCGACACGATCAACGAAGCCGGGCAGAGGACCGTCGACCGCAGTCTCGGCGTCCAGCCTTCGATCACGATCCGGCCTGGCTGGCCGGTGCGTGTCATCGTGACCAGGGATCTCGTCCTTCGTCCTTTCAAGGACACAGCCCCATGA
- a CDS encoding antirestriction protein ArdA translates to MIDQPTTVAPLGTAGAPTLQDRPRIYVACLAAYNNGRLHGRWIDATTPDEIWRDVSAMLRASPEPDAEEWAIHDYEGFEGVHLSEYASFETVCELAEFIGEYGELAARIYGHYGSDLEQARAAFEDYAGEYRSAADFADELHTELGTAIPESLSYYIDWQALARDMALNGEIMVFQTGFDEVHVFWSR, encoded by the coding sequence ATGATTGACCAACCCACGACCGTTGCACCCCTTGGAACTGCGGGTGCGCCAACCCTTCAGGATAGGCCACGCATCTACGTGGCGTGCCTTGCAGCTTACAACAACGGACGCCTGCACGGGCGTTGGATCGATGCCACAACGCCGGACGAAATCTGGCGCGACGTTTCGGCGATGCTGCGCGCCAGCCCGGAGCCAGATGCCGAAGAATGGGCGATCCACGATTATGAAGGCTTCGAAGGTGTGCACCTTTCCGAATACGCCTCTTTCGAGACCGTGTGCGAGCTGGCCGAGTTCATCGGCGAGTATGGCGAACTCGCTGCCCGCATCTATGGCCACTACGGCAGCGACCTTGAACAGGCACGTGCCGCGTTCGAGGACTATGCAGGCGAGTACCGCAGCGCCGCCGACTTCGCCGACGAGCTTCACACCGAACTCGGCACCGCGATTCCCGAGAGCCTCAGCTACTATATCGACTGGCAGGCACTCGCCCGCGACATGGCGCTGAACGGCGAGATCATGGTGTTCCAGACGGGCTTCGACGAAGTCCACGTCTTCTGGTCGCGGTGA
- a CDS encoding helix-turn-helix transcriptional regulator codes for MITTAKEFGQLVATARKALGITQRELALAVNVGERFIVELEAGKPTAQLGKALAAARAAGVRLEDVSGLTGARDA; via the coding sequence ATGATAACAACGGCCAAAGAGTTCGGACAGCTGGTGGCGACAGCCCGCAAGGCGCTTGGCATCACGCAGCGCGAGCTTGCGCTCGCGGTCAATGTTGGCGAGAGGTTCATTGTTGAGCTTGAGGCGGGCAAGCCCACGGCGCAGCTTGGCAAGGCGCTCGCGGCGGCGCGCGCTGCAGGCGTGCGGCTGGAAGACGTGTCAGGCCTCACCGGCGCGCGTGACGCCTGA
- a CDS encoding DUF2274 domain-containing protein yields the protein MNLRLAKLADRTPVRLTLALDPDTAAALQDYAAVYQETYGEAERSETLAAAMIEMFLASDAGFRRARKALPTNASKGD from the coding sequence ATGAACCTCCGCCTTGCAAAACTTGCTGACCGCACGCCGGTCCGACTCACCCTCGCACTTGATCCCGACACCGCCGCCGCGCTGCAGGATTATGCGGCGGTCTACCAAGAGACTTATGGCGAAGCCGAGCGCAGCGAAACGCTCGCCGCCGCCATGATCGAGATGTTCCTGGCGTCAGATGCCGGGTTCAGACGGGCCCGGAAGGCCCTGCCCACCAATGCCAGCAAAGGAGACTGA
- a CDS encoding DUF2285 domain-containing protein, with amino-acid sequence MKTFTLESPGMLAGYDYLSRLSMDRWAWEYLRRNDEFRRDASVRGKDDISERMAPCAPIRILKARKIQTLAERWGLVLMPDPNRNGFDADVVWNRAAFPDQVEIHCSPRGPDQTCDIWERSMPFCKMTHITDPQGREFLLTRGKGCVVQVRCTGMSLIGIEPVRMKLTISDITAYERKLKVQKAALEIYGDGPDLSQPLWTKTTQILRDGLVALDGIACGMNRREIAETIYGREKVAEQWNDDRGSMKDTLKYLVRKAEALKDGGYLMELLGANVGPQRILA; translated from the coding sequence ATGAAGACCTTCACACTTGAATCCCCCGGCATGCTTGCCGGGTACGACTATCTCTCCCGGCTCTCCATGGATCGATGGGCCTGGGAATATCTGCGGCGCAATGACGAGTTCCGACGGGACGCGTCCGTGCGCGGCAAGGATGACATCTCAGAGCGCATGGCGCCCTGCGCGCCCATCCGTATACTGAAGGCGCGTAAGATTCAGACACTCGCTGAGCGCTGGGGGCTGGTCCTCATGCCGGATCCGAACAGGAATGGCTTTGACGCGGATGTCGTCTGGAACCGTGCTGCGTTCCCGGACCAGGTCGAAATCCATTGCAGCCCTCGTGGGCCGGATCAGACATGCGATATCTGGGAGCGTAGCATGCCGTTCTGCAAGATGACCCACATCACTGATCCGCAAGGCAGGGAGTTTCTGCTCACGCGCGGCAAAGGCTGCGTGGTGCAGGTCAGGTGCACAGGTATGTCGCTCATCGGGATCGAGCCTGTGCGCATGAAACTGACAATCTCCGACATCACAGCCTACGAGCGCAAGCTCAAGGTCCAGAAGGCGGCCCTCGAAATCTATGGCGACGGGCCTGATCTCTCCCAACCCCTCTGGACCAAGACGACCCAGATCCTGCGTGACGGTCTCGTCGCGCTCGATGGCATCGCCTGCGGCATGAACCGGCGCGAGATCGCAGAGACGATCTACGGCAGGGAAAAGGTCGCGGAGCAATGGAATGATGATCGGGGCTCGATGAAGGATACGCTCAAGTATCTGGTTCGGAAGGCTGAGGCTTTGAAGGACGGCGGATATTTGATGGAACTTCTTGGTGCGAACGTTGGCCCGCAGCGTATTCTGGCCTGA
- a CDS encoding VirB3 family type IV secretion system protein, whose protein sequence is MIEGFEVPLHRSLTEPVLMAGAPRGLAISIGTLAAAVGLGLQLWIPGLLIWLLGHSAAVFLARRDPDFTATLMRALRHKEHLSC, encoded by the coding sequence ATGATCGAGGGGTTCGAGGTTCCTTTGCACCGGTCCCTGACTGAGCCGGTCCTGATGGCCGGCGCGCCGCGGGGTCTCGCGATCTCGATCGGCACGCTCGCGGCGGCTGTGGGGCTTGGCCTGCAACTCTGGATCCCCGGCCTTCTCATCTGGCTTCTCGGGCATTCAGCGGCCGTCTTCCTCGCCCGCAGGGACCCGGACTTCACGGCGACGCTGATGCGCGCGCTCCGGCACAAGGAACATCTCTCATGCTGA
- a CDS encoding TrbC/VIRB2 family protein: MTNSRLPLLTRRGIQALSLALALGLALPAHAAGTGMPWEGPLTQILSSIEGPVARIVAVIIITLTGLTLAFGETSGGFRKLIQIVFGLSIAFAATSFFLTFFSFGGGALI, from the coding sequence ATGACGAATTCCCGTTTACCACTCCTGACCCGTAGGGGCATCCAGGCCCTCAGCCTCGCGCTTGCGCTTGGGCTTGCCCTGCCGGCGCACGCTGCAGGAACCGGCATGCCCTGGGAAGGACCGCTCACGCAGATCCTTTCCTCGATCGAAGGGCCGGTCGCCCGTATCGTGGCGGTGATCATCATCACGCTCACCGGCCTCACGCTCGCCTTCGGCGAAACCTCCGGCGGCTTCCGCAAGCTCATCCAGATCGTCTTCGGCCTGTCTATCGCGTTTGCGGCGACGAGCTTCTTCCTGACCTTCTTCTCGTTTGGCGGCGGGGCGCTGATCTGA